A genomic stretch from Alphaproteobacteria bacterium includes:
- a CDS encoding P-II family nitrogen regulator: MKKIEAIIKPFKLDEVKDALHELGLKGMTVTEAKGFGRQKGHTELYRGAEYVVDFLPKVKVEVVMEDSLVERAVEAIKNAAATGRIGDGKIFVSTIEDAIRIRTGEKGDDAL, from the coding sequence ATGAAGAAAATCGAAGCAATCATCAAACCTTTCAAACTCGACGAGGTTAAGGACGCCCTTCACGAACTTGGCCTCAAGGGCATGACCGTGACCGAAGCCAAGGGCTTTGGCCGGCAAAAGGGGCATACCGAGCTGTATCGTGGCGCCGAGTATGTCGTGGATTTCCTGCCCAAGGTCAAAGTGGAGGTCGTGATGGAGGATTCGCTGGTTGAACGGGCGGTCGAAGCCATCAAGAATGCGGCTGCCACAGGCCGGATCGGGGACGGCAAGATTTTTGTCTCGACCATCGAGGATGCGATCCGTATCCGCACCGGCGAGAAAGGCGACGACGCGCTCTAG
- a CDS encoding pyridoxal phosphate-dependent aminotransferase — protein MTDPSLLIPGLQRLGTESAFEVLARAKKLEEAGADIINLGIGQPDFRTPEHVVDAAVKALRDGHHGYTPANGIRPLREAIAADYVRRYGLEIDPDLLMVMPGGKVTMFFSILMFGQPGTEIIYPDPGFPIYESLIRFTGARPVPMTLHETDGFSFRAEEVLAKVTPATRLLILNSPANPTGGVVPREEMDRLVAGLAAQPHVTVMSDEIYSEILYDGRTHVTLLGYPELRDRLILLDGFSKTYAMTGWRLGYSLWPKSLFPLAERLAINIHSCTNAATQYAGIAALEGPRERVAEMVGAFAERRDVIVDALNALPGISCVRPGGAFYAFANVTGTGLPSRTLEQKLLAEAGVAVISGTSFGAAGQGYLRFSYANSVENIRQAMTRVRAFLDQNASQAAS, from the coding sequence GTGACCGATCCTTCCCTGCTCATTCCCGGCCTTCAGCGGCTGGGCACCGAATCCGCCTTTGAGGTGCTGGCCCGCGCCAAAAAGCTCGAGGAGGCCGGCGCCGATATCATCAATCTCGGGATAGGGCAGCCCGATTTCCGGACCCCCGAACACGTGGTCGATGCCGCGGTAAAGGCCTTGCGCGACGGGCATCACGGTTACACGCCGGCGAATGGCATCCGGCCCCTGCGCGAGGCGATCGCGGCTGATTACGTGCGCCGCTACGGCCTCGAGATCGACCCCGATCTGCTCATGGTGATGCCGGGCGGCAAGGTCACGATGTTTTTTTCGATCCTGATGTTCGGCCAGCCCGGCACGGAAATCATTTACCCTGACCCGGGCTTCCCGATCTACGAGTCCCTCATCCGGTTTACCGGCGCCCGCCCCGTCCCCATGACGCTGCACGAAACCGACGGGTTCTCCTTCCGGGCCGAGGAAGTGCTGGCGAAGGTCACGCCTGCCACCCGTCTCCTCATTCTCAACAGCCCCGCAAACCCGACGGGCGGTGTCGTCCCGCGCGAAGAGATGGACAGGCTGGTAGCTGGCCTCGCGGCGCAGCCCCACGTCACGGTGATGAGCGACGAGATTTATTCCGAGATTCTCTATGACGGCCGGACGCACGTGACCCTTCTCGGCTATCCCGAGTTGCGCGACCGGCTCATCCTGCTGGACGGCTTCTCGAAGACCTATGCCATGACCGGCTGGCGACTGGGCTACAGCCTGTGGCCGAAATCGCTTTTTCCGCTGGCGGAACGGCTGGCCATCAACATCCATTCCTGCACCAACGCGGCGACCCAGTATGCCGGGATTGCGGCCCTCGAGGGCCCGCGCGAAAGAGTTGCCGAAATGGTCGGGGCCTTTGCGGAGCGGCGCGACGTGATCGTGGATGCCCTCAACGCCCTGCCTGGGATCTCCTGTGTCCGACCGGGCGGGGCGTTCTACGCCTTCGCCAATGTGACCGGGACCGGTCTCCCATCGCGCACGCTCGAGCAGAAGCTCTTGGCCGAAGCCGGTGTGGCGGTGATTTCCGGCACCAGCTTCGGCGCGGCGGGCCAGGGATATCTCCGGTTTTCTTACGCCAATAGCGTCGAGAATATCCGCCAGGCCATGACCAGGGTCAGGGCCTTTCTTGATCAGAACGCCAGTCAGGCGGCCTCTTAG
- a CDS encoding alpha/beta fold hydrolase: MATYVLVHGAFFGGWTWDAVAADLRGAGHEVETPDLPSMGDDPTSPVGLGLDAYVDRIVQAVNAQSEPVILVGHSLAGIVISQTAEAVPEKVAKLVYVAGFLLPDGSSPRHFYEGLGAPSPVIKNSDVSEDGVVTFHADALAGLIFNTSPESAVKNAAGRLRPMSRKPLGTPLKLTDERFGRVPRYYIMALQDNAIPTQYQELMVREMPCQEVIRMDTDHSPMFADHDAFVGHLKDIAGTS, encoded by the coding sequence ATGGCAACGTATGTACTGGTACATGGTGCGTTTTTCGGCGGCTGGACGTGGGACGCCGTGGCGGCCGACCTTCGCGGGGCAGGACATGAGGTGGAAACGCCCGACCTGCCCAGCATGGGCGACGACCCGACATCTCCCGTCGGGCTCGGGCTCGACGCTTATGTCGATCGCATCGTCCAGGCCGTTAACGCGCAGAGCGAGCCGGTCATCCTGGTCGGCCACAGCCTTGCCGGGATTGTTATCTCGCAGACGGCCGAGGCAGTGCCGGAGAAGGTCGCAAAGCTGGTCTATGTCGCCGGCTTCCTCCTGCCCGATGGCAGCTCGCCGCGGCATTTCTACGAGGGCCTCGGCGCACCGTCACCCGTCATAAAGAATTCCGATGTTTCGGAAGACGGGGTCGTGACCTTCCATGCGGACGCGCTCGCCGGACTGATCTTCAACACGTCCCCCGAATCTGCCGTCAAGAATGCGGCGGGCCGGCTCCGGCCGATGAGCCGCAAGCCGCTCGGTACGCCCCTCAAGCTGACGGACGAGCGCTTCGGCCGCGTGCCGCGCTACTACATCATGGCCCTCCAGGACAATGCGATCCCGACCCAGTATCAGGAGCTCATGGTCAGGGAAATGCCGTGTCAGGAGGTGATCCGCATGGACACCGACCATTCGCCGATGTTTGCGGATCACGACGCTTTCGTGGGTCATCTGAAGGATATTGCCGGGACGTCGTAG
- a CDS encoding acyl-CoA dehydrogenase family protein — MALPKDEETGFSAEGGESVLARASALVPDLEIRATACEEARQVPRATVEAYQAARLVGLYAPTRFGGHGAPMETGLGVIEALARGCGSSAWVLAVYQIHAWLVSLMAPEAQEDVFGGPEGANTVIAGSLQPRGTLAAVTERGQEGFRLEGGPWPFASGGDYGRWAVVGAMIQDEGAEPAPAMCLLAPDSWTLEDDWFVSGLKGTGSKSIVAAPRFVPARHVTRFSELLAGTAPGQTAGADAVQRAAFVPMLTLNVTAPALGTAVAALADFMARADGRFLAFSGEMQGDAGETHIQIAEASAKADAARLVLRESAGRVRQYSEQGVDMPLLARAQVRRDAAWAVRACVEAVDLLSLASGGGALHREHPMQRWQRDVHAIAAHAILPYKTNMKLYGRAAMGKSLSTPFV; from the coding sequence ATGGCACTGCCGAAAGATGAGGAAACCGGTTTTTCGGCCGAGGGGGGCGAATCGGTGCTGGCGCGCGCCAGCGCCCTTGTGCCCGATCTCGAGATACGGGCGACCGCCTGCGAAGAGGCGCGCCAGGTCCCCCGTGCCACAGTGGAGGCCTATCAGGCGGCCCGGCTCGTCGGGCTTTACGCGCCGACCCGGTTCGGTGGCCATGGCGCGCCGATGGAAACCGGCCTTGGCGTGATCGAAGCGCTCGCGCGCGGTTGCGGCTCCAGCGCCTGGGTCCTCGCCGTCTATCAGATTCATGCCTGGCTGGTCAGCCTGATGGCGCCCGAGGCCCAGGAAGACGTGTTTGGCGGACCCGAGGGCGCGAACACGGTCATCGCCGGCTCCCTGCAGCCGCGCGGCACGCTGGCCGCCGTCACCGAGCGGGGCCAGGAGGGCTTCCGCCTCGAAGGCGGCCCGTGGCCCTTCGCCTCGGGCGGCGATTACGGGCGTTGGGCGGTCGTGGGCGCGATGATCCAGGATGAAGGGGCCGAGCCCGCGCCCGCCATGTGTCTGCTGGCTCCCGACAGTTGGACGCTCGAGGATGACTGGTTCGTCTCCGGCCTCAAGGGGACCGGCAGCAAATCCATCGTGGCGGCGCCCCGCTTCGTTCCGGCGCGGCACGTGACCCGTTTCTCGGAGCTGCTGGCCGGCACGGCCCCGGGCCAGACCGCCGGGGCCGACGCGGTGCAGCGCGCCGCCTTTGTCCCGATGCTGACGCTCAACGTCACCGCCCCCGCCCTCGGCACGGCAGTCGCGGCGCTGGCCGATTTCATGGCACGGGCGGACGGGCGGTTCCTCGCATTTTCCGGCGAGATGCAGGGGGATGCGGGGGAAACGCATATCCAGATCGCCGAGGCCTCGGCGAAGGCCGATGCCGCGCGGCTGGTGCTGCGCGAGAGCGCAGGCCGTGTCCGGCAGTACAGCGAACAGGGTGTGGACATGCCCTTGCTCGCCCGCGCGCAGGTCCGCCGGGATGCCGCCTGGGCGGTGCGCGCCTGTGTCGAAGCGGTGGACCTCCTCTCCCTCGCAAGCGGCGGCGGCGCTCTGCACCGCGAGCACCCTATGCAACGATGGCAGCGCGATGTTCACGCCATTGCGGCGCATGCGATTCTGCCTTATAAAACCAACATGAAGCTCTACGGACGCGCAGCCATGGGCAAGTCACTGTCGACGCCCTTTGTGTGA
- a CDS encoding RidA family protein, translating to MAESKRVHVSPDWYAPYQIAQAYRAGDILYQSGQAACADDGSPYAPGDIRAQAKRCFEQMNAVLEKAGGSLDNVIKLTIYLTDMSNMAAYYEVYNSYFSDPWPAATLVEVSSLALPELMIEIDATANLASVRQN from the coding sequence ATGGCGGAAAGCAAGCGGGTTCACGTCAGTCCGGACTGGTATGCGCCATATCAGATCGCCCAGGCCTACCGGGCGGGGGATATCCTCTATCAGTCAGGCCAGGCGGCGTGCGCCGATGATGGATCACCCTATGCGCCGGGCGATATCCGGGCCCAGGCGAAGCGGTGCTTCGAGCAGATGAACGCAGTCCTCGAAAAAGCCGGCGGCAGCCTCGATAACGTCATCAAGCTGACCATCTACCTGACCGATATGTCGAACATGGCGGCCTATTACGAAGTCTATAACAGCTATTTCTCGGATCCCTGGCCGGCGGCGACACTGGTCGAGGTCTCCTCGCTCGCATTGCCGGAACTGATGATCGAGATTGACGCGACGGCCAACCTCGCCTCGGTGCGACAGAATTGA
- a CDS encoding MFS transporter, with amino-acid sequence MTKASQPVSGVAKPLVLMLVVQVLLTMGQLTIPVLAPAAAHDLGVSPNLVGLYTGLVYLGAMVGALLSGQGIAVLGPLRLSQICLILIALSLCLFVAPLLGLVAASAIVMGLGYGPATPASSEILTRRTSDRHRNLVFSLKQTGVPAGGMLAGALVPSLVLVLGWRMAAITVGVALLVMAVLLLPYRQEFDSDYLRARASAARPRADILSLLRRNISEPLALVLKDEALRPLVILSFTMASMQLCLAAFLVVYLTGELDYSLTMAGMALAVAQGAGMVARPVWGWLADRAISPARLLLLLAFVNALSAALTAGFDKSWPVGAVLAVLAMFGVAAIAWTGVYLAEVARLAPEGEVGRATGGAFFVTFAGAFVGPPVFGLLHDATGSYRACFLIFAVLAGLVAFYVTVRSRRTA; translated from the coding sequence GTGACGAAAGCGAGCCAGCCCGTGTCCGGGGTCGCCAAGCCGCTTGTCCTGATGCTGGTCGTTCAGGTCCTGCTCACCATGGGGCAGTTGACCATACCCGTCCTCGCGCCGGCGGCGGCGCATGACCTTGGCGTCAGCCCCAACCTGGTCGGGCTATACACGGGCCTTGTGTATCTTGGCGCCATGGTCGGCGCCCTTCTGTCGGGGCAGGGGATCGCCGTGCTGGGGCCGCTCCGCCTCAGTCAGATCTGCCTCATCCTGATCGCGCTCTCGCTATGTCTGTTCGTGGCTCCGCTTCTTGGCCTCGTTGCGGCCAGCGCGATCGTCATGGGGCTTGGCTATGGCCCGGCCACGCCCGCGAGTTCGGAAATTCTCACAAGACGAACCAGCGACCGGCACCGCAACCTGGTCTTTTCCCTCAAGCAGACCGGGGTGCCGGCGGGCGGCATGCTGGCGGGCGCGCTGGTCCCCAGCCTGGTGCTCGTGTTGGGCTGGCGGATGGCGGCGATTACCGTCGGCGTCGCGCTGTTGGTAATGGCAGTCCTGCTCTTGCCCTATCGGCAGGAATTCGATTCCGACTATCTCCGCGCCCGGGCATCCGCGGCGCGCCCCCGGGCAGACATTCTGTCGCTGCTGCGGCGTAACATCTCCGAACCGCTCGCCCTTGTTCTGAAGGACGAGGCTCTGCGCCCGCTCGTTATCCTCTCTTTCACCATGGCCAGTATGCAGCTTTGCCTGGCGGCCTTCCTGGTCGTCTATCTGACCGGGGAACTTGACTACAGCCTGACCATGGCCGGCATGGCGCTTGCGGTGGCCCAAGGGGCCGGCATGGTGGCGCGTCCGGTGTGGGGCTGGCTGGCCGACCGGGCGATCAGCCCAGCCCGGTTGCTGTTGCTGCTGGCTTTCGTCAACGCGCTGAGTGCGGCGCTGACTGCCGGATTTGACAAATCCTGGCCGGTTGGCGCGGTGTTGGCGGTCCTCGCCATGTTCGGCGTGGCGGCGATCGCCTGGACCGGGGTGTATCTGGCGGAGGTGGCGCGTCTCGCGCCCGAGGGAGAGGTCGGCCGCGCGACCGGCGGCGCCTTCTTCGTGACCTTCGCGGGCGCCTTCGTGGGGCCGCCTGTTTTCGGCCTGCTGCATGACGCGACCGGCAGTTATCGCGCCTGTTTTCTGATTTTCGCGGTACTGGCGGGGCTGGTCGCCTTCTATGTCACGGTCCGGTCCCGACGCACGGCTTAG
- the bioB gene encoding biotin synthase BioB: MTEEIRHDWTSEEIEALIAAPLLDLVYRAQTVHRAHNPANQVQLASLLSIKTGGCPEDCAYCPQSAHHKTESPREALMAVPRVLAEAKAAKAAGATRFCMGAAWREVRDGAEFESVLEMVAGVRRLGMEACVTLGMLTAEQARRLKTAGLSAYNHNLDTGPEFYGDIISTRTYEDRLETLGHVRQAGIDICCGGIIGMGESTRDRADMLRVLATLDPHPESVPINALVAVKGTPLADRPPIDPLDLVRMCAAARITMPNSRVRLSAGRLALSREAQTLCFLAGANSIFYGERLLTTPNNADNEDLALLRDLGAEALVPDGVAAE, from the coding sequence ATGACTGAAGAAATCCGGCATGACTGGACAAGCGAAGAAATCGAGGCGCTGATCGCCGCGCCGCTCCTCGATCTGGTCTACCGGGCCCAGACGGTCCACCGCGCCCATAACCCGGCCAATCAGGTTCAGCTCGCCAGCCTGCTTTCCATCAAAACCGGCGGCTGCCCTGAAGATTGTGCCTATTGCCCGCAATCGGCCCACCACAAGACCGAAAGCCCGCGCGAAGCCCTGATGGCGGTGCCCAGGGTGCTGGCCGAGGCGAAGGCGGCCAAGGCGGCGGGGGCGACTCGGTTTTGCATGGGTGCGGCGTGGCGCGAGGTTCGCGACGGGGCGGAGTTCGAATCGGTGCTCGAAATGGTCGCGGGCGTCCGCCGGCTTGGCATGGAAGCCTGTGTCACCCTTGGCATGCTCACGGCCGAGCAGGCCCGGCGGCTCAAGACGGCCGGGCTCAGCGCCTATAACCATAATCTCGATACCGGGCCGGAATTTTACGGCGATATTATCTCGACCCGGACCTACGAGGACCGTCTTGAAACCTTGGGCCATGTCCGCCAGGCGGGCATCGATATCTGTTGCGGGGGCATCATCGGCATGGGCGAATCGACGCGCGACCGGGCCGATATGCTGCGCGTCCTGGCGACGCTCGACCCGCACCCGGAAAGCGTGCCGATCAATGCGCTGGTGGCGGTCAAGGGCACCCCGCTGGCCGACCGGCCGCCGATCGACCCGCTCGATCTGGTGCGGATGTGCGCGGCGGCCCGCATCACCATGCCGAACTCCCGTGTCCGCCTGAGCGCCGGTCGCCTCGCCCTCTCGCGCGAGGCCCAGACCCTGTGCTTCCTTGCCGGCGCCAATTCGATCTTTTATGGCGAACGGCTTCTGACAACGCCCAATAACGCCGATAACGAGGATCTGGCCCTGCTGCGCGACCTTGGAGCCGAGGCGCTGGTCCCGGACGGGGTCGCGGCCGAATAG
- a CDS encoding NAD(P)H-hydrate dehydratase, translating to MKHEFPTLDRHYLAAVLTVSEMSAADRAAVRAGVPGHELMENAGAAVAHAVRLRFPPGPVLVLCGPGNNGGDGFVAARHLRARGWPVTVALSGKLENLAGDAAFHARRWSGPVVTLDPIHLRGAHLVIDALFGAGLSRPLTGAVRRVVEAVNRARRARGLRVVAIDLPSGIAGDTGDVLGAAPVADLTVTFFRKKTAHLIDNKKDMFGEIIVEQIGIPAGVLPGIAPSQFENGPLLWAEEVPGPAPADHKYRRGHLLVLGGPEMTGAARLAATAARRVGAGLVTIGAPADALPAYRTGDPGLLTAAAGDGLAVSRLARARKRNAAVAGPGLGVCETTREQVMAILDARLPAVLDADGLTVFADAPETLFRAHRGNLVLTPHEGEFARLFNKVRGVLTKDSRIARVRAAARISGAVVLLKGPTTVISDPEGRVLLNCNAPADLATGGTGDTLSGLIGGLLAQGVSPFTAAGIGAWMHGAAARRVGPGLIAEDLAVHLSPVLARLRAMARRGPPEAPPICG from the coding sequence ATGAAACATGAATTTCCAACTCTGGATCGCCATTATCTCGCGGCCGTTCTGACCGTCAGCGAGATGAGTGCGGCCGACCGCGCCGCCGTCAGAGCCGGCGTGCCGGGCCACGAGTTGATGGAAAACGCGGGCGCCGCCGTTGCGCATGCGGTGCGTCTGCGCTTTCCGCCCGGGCCGGTCCTGGTCCTGTGCGGTCCGGGCAATAATGGCGGGGACGGGTTTGTTGCCGCGCGCCATTTGCGCGCTCGGGGCTGGCCGGTCACGGTCGCGCTTTCGGGCAAGCTGGAAAATCTTGCCGGGGACGCGGCGTTTCATGCCAGGCGCTGGTCGGGGCCTGTGGTGACGCTCGATCCGATTCATCTCCGCGGCGCCCATCTCGTGATCGATGCGCTTTTTGGGGCCGGGCTATCGCGGCCCCTCACCGGGGCCGTCCGTCGCGTGGTCGAAGCGGTCAATCGCGCGCGGCGGGCTCGCGGCCTCAGGGTGGTCGCGATCGATCTGCCGAGCGGCATCGCTGGCGATACGGGGGACGTGCTGGGGGCCGCGCCCGTGGCGGATCTAACGGTAACCTTTTTTCGTAAGAAAACAGCACATCTAATTGATAATAAAAAAGATATGTTTGGAGAAATTATCGTTGAGCAAATTGGAATCCCGGCCGGGGTCCTGCCCGGGATCGCCCCAAGCCAGTTTGAGAACGGCCCGCTCCTTTGGGCGGAGGAGGTTCCCGGCCCCGCGCCGGCCGATCACAAATATCGCCGCGGGCATCTTCTCGTGCTGGGCGGTCCAGAGATGACGGGGGCGGCACGGTTGGCGGCCACGGCGGCTCGCCGGGTCGGGGCGGGGCTGGTGACGATCGGGGCACCGGCCGACGCCTTGCCCGCCTATCGTACGGGCGACCCGGGCCTGCTCACTGCCGCCGCCGGCGACGGCTTGGCGGTCAGCCGGCTGGCCCGGGCCCGCAAACGCAACGCCGCGGTAGCCGGGCCGGGGCTCGGTGTTTGCGAAACGACCCGCGAGCAGGTGATGGCCATCCTTGATGCCCGGTTGCCGGCGGTGCTCGATGCCGATGGGCTCACGGTCTTCGCGGACGCACCCGAGACCCTGTTCCGGGCACATCGCGGCAATCTGGTGCTGACCCCTCATGAAGGTGAATTCGCGCGCCTTTTCAATAAGGTAAGGGGTGTTCTTACGAAAGATTCCCGTATCGCCCGGGTGCGCGCGGCGGCCAGGATCAGTGGCGCTGTGGTCCTGCTCAAGGGGCCGACCACGGTGATATCCGATCCGGAGGGTCGGGTGCTTTTGAACTGCAACGCGCCGGCCGATCTCGCGACGGGCGGTACCGGCGACACGCTGTCGGGGCTGATCGGCGGGCTTCTGGCCCAAGGCGTGAGCCCATTCACGGCGGCCGGGATCGGGGCCTGGATGCATGGCGCGGCCGCCCGC